A window of Halomicrobium zhouii genomic DNA:
CTGCCCGTCGTACCGGGAGACGATTCCCTCGTGAGTCCGTAGAGCAGTTTCGCCCCCGCGAGTGCCGGCAACGCTGTCGCCGGAATCAACACCAGCCCGGGGAGGAAGACGGTCCAGCCCGGGCGAAGGACCGACAGGAACCCCATCCAGGCCATGTAGAGCGCGGGGAGACCGAACACCAGAACGCCGAACAGTCCGAGGAGGAGGCGCGCGAGCGGGGACTCGGGGGCGTATTCGTCCACGACGTCGAGCATGGAATCGCGTTCCACCGGAGCGGACTAAAATTAACCGGTGACGTTTCGATGTGATTCGGCGGTCGACGGCGGTTCTACTCCGCTATCGTCTGCTCCGTCCCGGTTTCGAGGGACTGGGCCGACCCACCGTCCTCAGTCAACCGGGCCAGCTTTCGCTCGAATTCGTCGTCCGTCAGGTCACCGGCAGCGTACCGGCGCCGTAACGTCGAGAGCGGATCCGACGTCGCCGCGTCGGCGACGACGTCGTCGGTCGAGTCGACGGCCGACGCGCGCTCTGCGACGTCCTTCAGGAGGTGATTCCCGGCCGCGACGGTGAAGAGGCCGGTCAGCAACACGAGTACCGAGCCGAGACGGCCGACGTACATCCACATCTGGATAGGCCACCACAGCGCGAAGAAGGCGTACAGGGTCACGGGAACGCCGAGCGTCACGAGAGCCGCCCCGACGGTGAGGCGCGGGCGCGGGGCGTCGGGGACGTACCGGTCGACGAGACCGAACATGTCTCGACAATCTGTGACCGCCGACAAGAATCTTACTGGCTGTGCACCGGTGGCCCGAAGGGCTACTCGACGGCTCGTTCCACGCCGGCACCGCCGGTCGACAGATCGGAACGGTCGGTTTCCACGAGACGTTCGACTCTCCGTTCGAACTCGTCCTCGGTCAGTTCCCCGGTGGCGTACCGTCGCTTGAGAGTCGACATCGGGTCACCTCCATCTCCGGCCGATCCGTCGGAAGCGGGAGACGTTTCCACCGGGCCATCCTCGCGAGCGCGCGCCCAGTCGGCGACGTCACGGATAGAGACCTGGGTGACGCGGGCCGACGCGAGGAAGGCGAGGAACATCCCGGCCGGGATAGCCAGGTAGGAGACGTGCACGTCGGTAATCGGTCCGTACTGGTTGACGGCGTTGAGTGCGAAGAGGACGAACAGGCAGAGGAACGTCGTCGTCAGGGCGACGGGAACGATCAGCCGTGGATACGGTTCCGACGGCGTGTACCGGTCGACGAAGTCGCTCATGGCAGTGTGGTCGCCCCCATCGGCTAAAAATTTCGGGGGCGGACGGTGAGCGCCAGCAGTCCATCACGCGACTGACATCACAAAGGCAATGGGGGAGCGAGGTGGACTCGCAGGCATGAACCTGACGGACAGACGGATACTCGTCACCGGCGGCGCGGGTTTCGTGGGCTCACACCTCGCAGAGCGACTCGTCGCGGACAACGACGTCGTCGTCGCCGACGACCTGACGAACGGTGACGCGTCGTGGGTCCCGGACGACGCGACGCTCGTCGAAGGCGATCTCACCGACCCGGAGTTCGTCGCCGAGGCGATAACGGGCGACGTAGACGTCGTCTTCCACTTCGCGGCGGACAAGAACGCCGCCGCGGACGACATCCAGCAGTACCGCACGAACAACCGGATGACCGAGAACGTCCTCGAACGGATGGACGAGGTCGGCGTCGACAACTTCGCGTTTACGTCTTCCTCTACCGTATACGGCGAGGCGCCGCGGCCGACGCCCGAGGACTACGCGCCGCTGGAACCCATCAGCATCTACGGCGCGAGCAAACTCGGCGAGGAGGGGCTGGCCTCCGTCTACGCGCACAGTCACGACATGACGGCGTGGGTGTTCCGCTTCGCCAACATCGTCGGTCCACGACTCCAGCTAGGCGCCGTCATCCCCGACTTCGTCCAGAAGCTGAAAGAGGACCCCGACTCGCTCACCATCCTCGGCGACGGCCGCCAGGAGAAGTCCTACATGCACATCGACGAGTGCGTCGACGCGATGTGCCACGTCGTCGAAAGTTCGGACCGGCCGTTCAACGTCTACAACCTCGGGACGCGGACGACGACGTCGGTGACGGCGATCGCCGACATCGTTAGCGACGAGATGGGGCTGGACCCCGACTACGAGTACACCGGCGGTGACCGCGGCTGGACCGGCGACGTCCCGCGGATGCGGCTCTCCATCGAGAAACTCTCCGCGCTCGGCTGGCGACCCGAACTGTCGAGCGACGACGCGGTCCGGCGGGCGACGCGCGAGCTACTGGCCGACTGGTAGCGCGATTCGTCAGGAGTGCGTTCGACCGTCAGGGCACGTACGTGCCGGTGAGTTCGTCCTTCTCGACGACGTGGCCCTCGGCGGCGCCGAAGAAGTCGTCCTTGTCGGCCTCGGCGTCGAGGTCGAGTTCCGCGTCCAGCGCGTACAGCAGGAACCGGTAGGTGTGCTCGCCGTCCGGCGGCTGCGGGCCGCCCCAGCCCGTCTCGCCGAAGTCGTTTCGCCCCTCGACGGCGTTGGTCGGCAGCCAGCCCGCCGGAATCTCCGAGAGTTCCGGGTCGACGTTCCAGACGACCCAGTGGTCCCAGATCTTCCCCGCTGGCTCCCGGGCGTCGGGGTCGTCGACGACCAGCGCGAGCGACTCGGCACCGGTCGGGACGCCATCGATCTCGAGCGGCGGGTTCGTGTTCTCGGCGCTGTAGCCGTGTTCGTCCGGTATCGAGTCGCCGTCCTCGAACGCGGGACTCGTGAGTGTGAGGTCTGCCATGTCGTA
This region includes:
- a CDS encoding SHOCT domain-containing protein, which gives rise to MLDVVDEYAPESPLARLLLGLFGVLVFGLPALYMAWMGFLSVLRPGWTVFLPGLVLIPATALPALAGAKLLYGLTRESSPGTTGSAERSQADESEADPVTVLQRRYAEGDVGDEEFERRMEQLLESDRRTEPTNRADGLDLLTE
- a CDS encoding SHOCT domain-containing protein, whose protein sequence is MFGLVDRYVPDAPRPRLTVGAALVTLGVPVTLYAFFALWWPIQMWMYVGRLGSVLVLLTGLFTVAAGNHLLKDVAERASAVDSTDDVVADAATSDPLSTLRRRYAAGDLTDDEFERKLARLTEDGGSAQSLETGTEQTIAE
- a CDS encoding YbhB/YbcL family Raf kinase inhibitor-like protein yields the protein MADLTLTSPAFEDGDSIPDEHGYSAENTNPPLEIDGVPTGAESLALVVDDPDAREPAGKIWDHWVVWNVDPELSEIPAGWLPTNAVEGRNDFGETGWGGPQPPDGEHTYRFLLYALDAELDLDAEADKDDFFGAAEGHVVEKDELTGTYVP
- a CDS encoding SHOCT domain-containing protein, whose amino-acid sequence is MSDFVDRYTPSEPYPRLIVPVALTTTFLCLFVLFALNAVNQYGPITDVHVSYLAIPAGMFLAFLASARVTQVSIRDVADWARAREDGPVETSPASDGSAGDGGDPMSTLKRRYATGELTEDEFERRVERLVETDRSDLSTGGAGVERAVE
- a CDS encoding NAD-dependent epimerase/dehydratase family protein; amino-acid sequence: MNLTDRRILVTGGAGFVGSHLAERLVADNDVVVADDLTNGDASWVPDDATLVEGDLTDPEFVAEAITGDVDVVFHFAADKNAAADDIQQYRTNNRMTENVLERMDEVGVDNFAFTSSSTVYGEAPRPTPEDYAPLEPISIYGASKLGEEGLASVYAHSHDMTAWVFRFANIVGPRLQLGAVIPDFVQKLKEDPDSLTILGDGRQEKSYMHIDECVDAMCHVVESSDRPFNVYNLGTRTTTSVTAIADIVSDEMGLDPDYEYTGGDRGWTGDVPRMRLSIEKLSALGWRPELSSDDAVRRATRELLADW